One Tolypothrix bouteillei VB521301 DNA window includes the following coding sequences:
- a CDS encoding P-II family nitrogen regulator: MSNLDSPLESAVLITIIGETVLKDRIVKLLKNYSVSGYTISQVQGEGGHGRRVSDLPGYNTNIEIKTIVSLEVSDAILSALKEEQGKHALIAFRHNVEAFY; the protein is encoded by the coding sequence ATGTCAAATTTAGACTCTCCTCTCGAATCCGCCGTCTTAATTACCATTATTGGGGAAACAGTGCTGAAAGACCGGATTGTTAAGCTACTGAAAAACTACAGTGTAAGTGGTTACACTATTAGTCAAGTTCAGGGTGAGGGCGGACACGGAAGACGCGTGTCAGACTTACCAGGCTACAACACTAATATTGAAATCAAGACCATTGTTTCCTTAGAAGTCTCTGATGCTATCCTTTCGGCTCTTAAAGAAGAGCAGGGTAAGCATGCGTTGATTGCTTTCCGACACAATGTAGAAGCTTTCTATTAA
- a CDS encoding RNA recognition motif domain-containing protein, giving the protein MSVYVGNLSYEVTEESLNAVFAEYGSVKRVQLPTDRETGRLRGFGFVEMGTDAEETAAIDALNGAEWMGRDLKVNKAKPREERGSFGGNRGNSSFRNRY; this is encoded by the coding sequence ATGTCAGTTTACGTAGGCAATCTTTCTTATGAAGTTACGGAAGAAAGTCTGAATGCTGTGTTTGCAGAATATGGTTCTGTCAAGCGAGTTCAGCTACCTACAGATCGTGAAACAGGTCGTTTACGCGGCTTTGGTTTTGTAGAAATGGGTACAGACGCTGAAGAAACAGCTGCTATTGATGCACTTAATGGTGCAGAGTGGATGGGACGCGATCTCAAAGTGAATAAGGCTAAGCCCAGAGAAGAAAGAGGTTCTTTTGGTGGGAATCGGGGGAACAGCAGTTTCCGCAACCGCTACTAA
- a CDS encoding DUF1778 domain-containing protein — protein sequence MQPQSNPDIPTCAVNLRIRKDVRTLIDRAAKAQSKSRSDFMIDAARRAAEDTLLDQTFVRVDEETYQHFLNVLDSPPCNEGFERLMNVKKPWG from the coding sequence ATGCAGCCCCAGAGCAACCCCGATATTCCTACTTGTGCCGTCAATCTGCGTATCCGTAAGGATGTGCGGACGCTTATTGACCGAGCAGCAAAAGCGCAAAGCAAATCACGTTCGGACTTTATGATTGATGCTGCGCGGCGAGCGGCGGAAGATACGCTGCTTGACCAGACCTTTGTGCGAGTGGACGAAGAAACCTATCAGCATTTTCTGAATGTTCTGGATAGCCCGCCCTGCAATGAAGGGTTTGAACGCTTGATGAATGTTAAGAAGCCGTGGGGATAG
- a CDS encoding GNAT family N-acetyltransferase, with product MTLQAPVPLADIHVLDDFDCGVASLNDWLKRRAVANQKNNASRTYVVTDGEKVIAYYCLSSGALALSHAPSPIRRNMPDPIPVAILGRLGVDTSWKGQGLGAALLQDAVLRTMQAAEILGIRGIVVHAISEEAKQFYQHYGFSPSPTQPMTLILSIKKVII from the coding sequence ATGACCCTTCAAGCCCCTGTACCTCTTGCGGATATTCACGTATTGGATGACTTTGATTGCGGAGTTGCCAGCCTAAATGACTGGTTAAAGCGCCGCGCTGTTGCCAATCAGAAGAACAATGCATCACGTACCTATGTTGTAACGGATGGGGAAAAAGTGATTGCTTACTATTGCCTTTCCTCTGGCGCATTGGCGCTCTCACACGCGCCATCGCCTATAAGACGTAATATGCCCGACCCCATACCCGTAGCCATTCTTGGAAGGCTTGGAGTAGATACCTCATGGAAAGGGCAGGGGTTAGGCGCGGCGTTACTACAGGATGCGGTGCTGCGTACAATGCAGGCGGCAGAGATACTAGGCATTCGTGGAATAGTAGTACATGCCATATCGGAAGAAGCTAAGCAATTCTACCAGCATTACGGGTTTTCTCCTTCGCCCACGCAACCCATGACGCTTATTCTATCTATCAAGAAAGTCATAATATAA
- a CDS encoding BREX system ATP-binding domain-containing protein: protein MAISKRDIEHIFERLRSGVVPERGLEAFAVGIDKQRTEIHRQFQKSYK from the coding sequence ATGGCAATCAGCAAACGAGATATTGAGCATATCTTTGAGCGTCTTCGTTCTGGTGTTGTTCCAGAACGAGGTTTGGAAGCCTTTGCTGTTGGTATTGACAAACAGCGAACGGAAATTCACCGTCAATTCCAAAAATCCTATAAATAA